The following DNA comes from Nitrososphaerales archaeon.
GGATGCTGTCATAGCTGCGGCAGGTGATGATGCCACGAACCTCATGGTGATATCTTTAGCTAAAAGCCACGGTGTTAAAAATCTGGTAGCATTGGTTAGGGATCCCGCGCACAGCCCGCTCTTTAAAGAAGCTGGGGCGAAGATCATCATCCCAGATGAACTCATATCAGAGTACCTATTCCAACATATGCAGGGCGTTAAAGACTTTATCTACCTAGGCGATAAAGAGGCTGAGGTTTTTGTTGTGAAAGTAGAGAAAGATTCGAAGATACCGATCGGAAAGATCAAGATTCCAAATGGTTGCATCCCTTTGAGCGTTTATAGAGATGGGAAGTTATACACAAATCTGACCAAAGACTTTGTCTTAGAAGGTGGTGATGAATTTATAATCTATGCGAGTAATCCAAAACATGTCCAAAAGATCGTTGAAGCATTATCCGATGTACTTTAAGATTGTATCAAAATTTATTCTGAGGAATGCATATATAGAGTAAAATTAAATCGATACAAAAGGGTTCTATTCTTTACCATCTTCACCATCTTAAGATCTTCTTAAATATATATGGGATGAAAGTAATCACTGGGAATATCTCAAGCCTTCCAGCCCACATACCGATGATCAAAGCAACCTTTATCGGGTTCGGTAAATCTGAAGAGATCGGGAGGAGGGATGGGCCGATATTACCTACAGCTGAGAAAGCACCGGATAATGCTATGAAAGGATGAATATTACCGAATGCCGTTATGAGCATACCCTCGATAAGGATGAAGATAGAATATGCTGTAAAGAAGCTGATCGTTTTAAGTGCGTCGTCCGAACTTATCTCATGGCCTCTAACTTTAAATGGTTTTACAGTCCTCTCAGGCAGGATCCATGTAGAAATCGAGTAGGTTATAGCCTTGATTACTATTATAATCCTCATTATCTTTATAGCACCAGATGTAGAACCCAAACTCCCGCCGATCGTCATCAGTACCGTCAAGATCCACACCGTCAAGTTTGGGAATTCAGCGATATTTCTTAGTGTATAACCCGTTGTGGTAAGAATGGATACGACATGAAAGACCGCCAGATGAAGAGC
Coding sequences within:
- a CDS encoding TrkA family potassium uptake protein, with the translated sequence MYVIVVGLSGAGQSISKTLLEHGHTVVVIDKDEERCKRFLSEYDTLVIHGDAAENDTLKDAGIDEADAVIAAAGDDATNLMVISLAKSHGVKNLVALVRDPAHSPLFKEAGAKIIIPDELISEYLFQHMQGVKDFIYLGDKEAEVFVVKVEKDSKIPIGKIKIPNGCIPLSVYRDGKLYTNLTKDFVLEGGDEFIIYASNPKHVQKIVEALSDVL